A genomic region of Gemmata massiliana contains the following coding sequences:
- a CDS encoding DedA family protein — MLEHFGDYGYIGVFVALIASATVVPLPEELPVITAGILVGHEGTTLRWYIMLPVLMAGVVIGDGALYCIGRFWGRKLLNIGWVQRKIIMPEKREQIEKNFHDRGIMILLGARLLPGIRGPIFIVAGMLRVPLGRFMLADAIYAVPLVNIIFWLSYFLTDQVLLVFNKINEYKPQVIIAILSGIAGAMIQKYVFGRHVSTGEPPHVPTIIAKPAVAVGHVVGQAVEIAVDTVTGRHHDKPPEGGVPSPDGAADQEFGVRVQEPSTNGTAAPVSEKVDEKAGG, encoded by the coding sequence ATGCTGGAACACTTCGGCGATTACGGTTACATCGGCGTGTTCGTGGCGCTGATCGCGTCCGCGACGGTGGTCCCGTTGCCGGAGGAACTGCCGGTCATCACCGCGGGCATCCTGGTGGGGCACGAGGGGACGACGCTCCGGTGGTACATCATGCTACCGGTGCTGATGGCCGGCGTGGTGATCGGTGACGGCGCCCTGTACTGCATCGGCCGGTTCTGGGGGCGCAAGTTGCTCAACATCGGGTGGGTGCAGCGCAAGATCATCATGCCGGAGAAGCGCGAGCAGATCGAGAAGAACTTCCACGACCGCGGGATCATGATTCTGCTCGGGGCGCGCCTGCTGCCGGGCATCCGCGGACCGATCTTCATCGTGGCCGGGATGCTCCGGGTGCCGCTCGGTCGGTTCATGCTCGCGGACGCGATCTACGCCGTCCCGCTCGTCAACATCATCTTCTGGCTCTCCTACTTCCTCACCGACCAGGTGCTTTTGGTTTTCAACAAGATCAACGAGTACAAACCGCAGGTCATCATTGCCATCCTGTCGGGGATCGCGGGCGCGATGATCCAGAAGTACGTCTTCGGGCGCCACGTCTCGACCGGGGAACCACCGCACGTACCCACCATCATCGCCAAGCCCGCGGTCGCGGTGGGGCACGTTGTCGGTCAGGCGGTTGAAATCGCGGTCGATACTGTGACCGGTCGGCACCACGACAAACCGCCGGAGGGGGGCGTGCCTTCGCCCGATGGCGCAGCGGACCAAGAATTCGGCGTCCGCGTGCAGGAACCGAGTACCAATGGCACCGCGGCGCCTGTGAGCGAGAAGGTGGACGAAAAAGCGGGCGGGTGA